One window of Desulfovibrio sp. genomic DNA carries:
- the dsrA gene encoding dissimilatory-type sulfite reductase subunit alpha: MAKHATPLLDQLESGPWPSFVSDIKQEAAYRAQNPKGLDYQIPVDCPEDLLGVLELSYNEMETHWKHGGIVGVFGYGGGVIGRYCDQPEMFPGVAHFHTMRVAQPSGKYYHSKFLRDLCDIWDLRGSGLTNMHGSTGDIVLLGTQTAQLEEIFHELTHNMNVDLGGSGSNLRTPESCLGQSRCEYACYNTQDMCYQLTMDYQDELHRPAFPYKFKFKFDGCPNGCVCAMARSDFAVVGTWKDDIKIDQDAVKGYVGGEFAPNAGAHSGRDWGKFDIQKEVVDLCPSKCMKWDGSKLSIKTADCVRCMHCINTMPRALHIGDERGASILVGAKAPVVDGAQMGSLLVPFVSCEAPYDDVKEVIEKIWDWWMEEGKNRERVGETMKRLSFQKLLEVTDTPAAAYHVKEPRSNPYIFFKEEEVPGGWTRDLAAYRKRHQR, translated from the coding sequence ATGGCGAAACATGCAACCCCCTTGTTGGACCAGCTTGAAAGCGGCCCTTGGCCGAGCTTTGTGTCCGACATCAAACAGGAGGCGGCCTATCGGGCCCAGAACCCCAAGGGTCTTGATTATCAGATCCCTGTGGACTGCCCTGAAGACCTTCTGGGTGTGCTTGAGCTTTCCTACAACGAAATGGAAACACACTGGAAGCACGGCGGCATCGTCGGCGTGTTCGGTTACGGCGGCGGCGTTATCGGCCGTTACTGCGACCAGCCCGAAATGTTCCCCGGCGTGGCTCACTTCCACACCATGCGTGTGGCACAGCCTTCCGGTAAGTATTACCACAGCAAGTTCCTGCGCGACCTGTGCGACATTTGGGATCTGCGTGGTTCCGGTCTGACCAACATGCACGGTTCCACCGGTGACATCGTGCTGCTCGGTACCCAGACTGCCCAGCTGGAAGAAATCTTCCACGAACTGACCCACAACATGAACGTTGACTTGGGTGGTTCGGGCTCCAACCTGCGTACCCCTGAATCTTGCCTTGGCCAGTCGCGCTGCGAATATGCCTGCTACAACACGCAGGACATGTGCTACCAGCTGACCATGGACTATCAGGACGAACTGCACCGCCCCGCCTTCCCCTACAAGTTCAAGTTCAAGTTCGACGGTTGCCCCAACGGCTGCGTGTGCGCCATGGCGCGCTCTGACTTTGCCGTTGTCGGTACCTGGAAGGACGACATCAAGATCGACCAGGACGCCGTGAAGGGCTACGTGGGCGGCGAATTCGCCCCCAACGCTGGCGCTCACTCCGGTCGTGACTGGGGCAAGTTCGACATCCAGAAGGAAGTCGTTGACCTGTGCCCCTCCAAGTGCATGAAGTGGGACGGCTCCAAGCTTTCCATCAAGACCGCCGACTGCGTGCGCTGCATGCACTGCATCAACACCATGCCCCGCGCTCTGCACATCGGTGACGAACGCGGCGCGAGCATCCTCGTGGGCGCCAAGGCTCCCGTGGTGGACGGCGCCCAGATGGGTTCGCTGCTCGTGCCTTTCGTCTCCTGTGAAGCCCCTTACGATGACGTGAAAGAAGTCATCGAAAAGATTTGGGACTGGTGGATGGAAGAAGGCAAGAACCGCGAGCGCGTGGGTGAAACCATGAAGCGCCTGTCGTTCCAGAAGCTGCTGGAAGTCACCGACACTCCCGCCGCTGCCTACCATGTGAAGGAACCGCGTTCCAACCCGTACATCTTCTTCAAGGAAGAAGAAGTGCCCGGCGGCTGGACCCGCGACCTCGCTGCTTACCGCAAACGCCATCAACGCTAG
- a CDS encoding septal ring lytic transglycosylase RlpA family protein, with the protein MTVRPYLPFLIALLCCVLLSGCGSRSWHKGGVPGSRPYTVRGKTYYPLKSARGFVEEGTASWYGPGFHGKTTANGETYNQYAMTAAHKILPLGTQVRVTHLGNGRSIIVRINDRGPFVDDRVIDLSRAAATRLNVVGPGTARVRVQSLGGVERMQDDGDLTGEFYVQVGAFADRINADNLISILSQSGNKGRLVYGSNNMWNVQVGPWPDSFGAQRQLDVFRGMYPGAFVVGDK; encoded by the coding sequence ATGACGGTCAGACCGTATCTGCCTTTTCTCATTGCCCTGCTTTGCTGTGTTCTGCTGAGCGGCTGTGGTTCGCGCTCCTGGCACAAAGGCGGCGTGCCGGGCAGCCGTCCCTACACGGTGCGCGGCAAAACCTACTATCCCCTCAAGTCTGCCAGAGGTTTTGTGGAAGAAGGCACGGCCTCATGGTACGGCCCCGGTTTTCACGGCAAGACCACAGCCAACGGTGAAACTTACAACCAGTACGCCATGACGGCGGCCCACAAGATATTGCCGCTGGGAACCCAGGTGCGCGTCACGCATCTGGGCAACGGGCGTTCCATCATCGTGCGCATCAACGATCGTGGCCCCTTTGTGGATGACCGAGTCATCGACCTTTCGCGCGCGGCGGCCACCCGCCTCAATGTGGTGGGGCCGGGCACGGCCCGCGTGCGTGTGCAAAGCCTTGGCGGGGTGGAGCGCATGCAGGACGACGGGGATCTTACGGGAGAATTTTACGTGCAGGTGGGGGCCTTTGCCGACCGCATAAATGCCGACAACCTCATCAGCATTCTTTCCCAGAGCGGCAACAAGGGAAGGCTTGTATATGGCAGCAACAACATGTGGAACGTGCAGGTGGGGCCGTGGCCGGATTCGTTTGGCGCGCAGCGTCAGCTTGACGTGTTCCGGGGCATGTATCCCGGGGCCTTTGTGGTGGGAGACAAATAG
- a CDS encoding NAD-dependent epimerase/dehydratase family protein has translation MSAYSELTKSMTAEPSRWLITGVAGFIGSNLLEQLLKLGQTVVGLDNFMTGYQKNLDMVRDIVGPEAWSRFTFIEGDIRDIETCHAACKGVQHVLHEAALGSVPRSIDDPLLSNSCNITGYLHMLVAARDAGVKSFVYAASSSTYGDSPELPKVEDKIGSPLSPYAVTKYVDELYADVFHRCYGFSSVGLRYFNVFGQRQDPYGAYAAVIPQWFASLIKQETVFVNGDGETSRDFCYIDNVVQANLLASFAQGDASNKIYNVAFGQRTTLNELFGLIKEEVARHKPEVMGAECVHRDYRAGDVRHSLADISRAQTLLGYNPQFDVRQGLRLAGDWYAANL, from the coding sequence ATGAGCGCGTATTCCGAACTTACCAAATCCATGACCGCCGAACCTTCGCGTTGGCTTATCACTGGCGTGGCGGGCTTTATTGGCTCCAACCTGCTGGAACAGCTGCTCAAGCTTGGGCAGACCGTTGTCGGGCTGGACAACTTTATGACCGGCTACCAGAAGAATCTGGACATGGTGCGCGACATCGTTGGCCCCGAGGCGTGGAGCCGTTTTACCTTCATTGAAGGCGATATTCGCGATATCGAAACCTGCCACGCCGCCTGCAAGGGTGTGCAGCACGTTCTGCACGAGGCCGCCCTTGGTTCCGTGCCGCGTTCTATTGACGATCCCCTGCTGTCCAACAGCTGCAATATCACCGGTTACCTGCACATGCTGGTGGCCGCGCGCGACGCGGGTGTAAAAAGTTTTGTGTACGCCGCTTCTTCCTCCACCTACGGTGATTCGCCCGAATTGCCCAAGGTGGAAGACAAGATCGGCAGCCCGCTCTCGCCCTATGCCGTCACCAAGTATGTGGACGAACTGTACGCCGACGTGTTCCACCGCTGCTACGGCTTTTCCAGCGTGGGGCTGCGGTACTTCAACGTGTTTGGCCAGCGTCAGGACCCCTACGGGGCCTATGCTGCCGTTATTCCCCAGTGGTTTGCCAGCCTCATCAAGCAGGAAACCGTATTCGTGAACGGCGATGGCGAAACCAGCCGCGACTTCTGCTACATCGACAACGTTGTGCAGGCCAACCTGCTGGCCAGTTTTGCCCAGGGCGACGCCAGCAACAAGATTTACAACGTGGCCTTTGGCCAGCGCACCACCCTTAATGAGCTGTTTGGCCTCATCAAGGAAGAAGTGGCCCGCCACAAGCCTGAAGTGATGGGTGCCGAGTGCGTTCACCGCGATTACCGCGCTGGCGACGTGCGCCACTCGCTTGCCGACATCTCTCGCGCCCAAACCCTGCTGGGTTACAACCCGCAGTTTGACGTGCGTCAGGGCTTGCGCCTTGCGGGCGACTGGTACGCTGCCAACCTGTAA